Proteins encoded together in one Astatotilapia calliptera chromosome 7, fAstCal1.2, whole genome shotgun sequence window:
- the LOC113026895 gene encoding ADP-ribosylation factor 5-like, producing the protein MGLTISSIFGRLFGKKQMRILMVGLDAAGKTTILYKLKLGEIVTTIPTIGFNVETVEFKNISFTVWDVGGQDKIRPLWRHYFQNTQGLIFVVDSNDRERVAESAEELSKMLQEDELKDAVLLVFANKQDLPNALSVSELTDKLGLHALRSKTWHIESTCATQGTGLYEGLDWLSQELSKN; encoded by the exons ATGGGGCTCACCATCTCGTCCATCTTCGGTCGGCTTTTTGGCAAAAAACAGATGAGGATTTTGATGG TTGGATTGGATGCTGCGGGAAAAACGACCATCTTGTACAAACTGAAGCTGGGTGAAATTGTAACTACCATCCCAACCATCG GTTTTAATGTGGAGACGGTAGAATTTAAAAATATCAGTTTCACCGTGTGGGACGTGGGTGGCCAGGACAAGATCAGGCCTCTCTGGAGGCATTACTTCCAGAACACACAG GGCCTCATCTTTGTAGTGGACAGCAATGACAGAGAAAGAGTGGCTGAATCAGCAGAAGAGCTGTCTAAGATG CTGCAAGAAGACGAGTTGAAAGATGCCGTTTTGCTGGTAtttgcaaacaaacaagatCTTCCCAACGCCTTATCGGTCAGCGAGCTGACGGACAAACTTGGCCTTCATGCCCTTCGCAGCAAAACT TGGCACATTGAGTCTACCTGCGCTACCCAGGGAACTGGGCTATATGAAGGACTTGACTGGCTATCCCAAGAGTTGTCCAAGAACTGA